The Acidimicrobiales bacterium sequence TGCATGAGCGGCGTGATCTCGAGCTCGGGCGCCCAGGCGGTGTGTCCGAGGATGGCGACGCCCTCGTCGGGCCGCTCCTCGTGGCCGGCGAGATGGCGTTCGAGACAGTCCGGCGCGACCCGGTCGTCGTCGTCGAAGAACAGCACGATCGGGCTCCGGGCCAACAGCACGCACAGGTTCTTCGCCGCGCTGCGCCCGGCATGGCCGGCGCACACGCCGACGATCTGGATGCGGTCGGCGAACTCCCCCACGACGTCGTGCACCGCGGACTCGGCGGATCCGTCGTCGACCAGCACGACCTCGTAGCGAGACGGATCGATCGTCTGATCGCAGAACGACTCGACGGCGGCGCGCAGCAGCTCCGGACGGTTGTAGGTCGAGATCAACACGCTGATCTCGGGCGGCGACGCCGGTTCGGGCCGCTCGTTCACCACGAGTCGACCCTCGTCGTCGCTGGTCCAGACCCGGCGGACGTGCGCGAACGAGTCGCCCAGGTCGGTGCACTCGATCGTCGCCCGCAGGCCGATCGGCACCGCGTCGGCCAGCACGGTCGGACCGGTCGGCGCCGCCCCCGCCCGCACGGCGAGCACCGGCAGCGGGGTGACCTCGTCCACGAGTCGGGCGACGACCCCGCGGTGGCGTTCCGTCATCGGCGGACCGGCGAGCGGTCCGCTGTTGTGGCTGGGCTGGAGACGGTCGGCGTCGAGCGCCGCCTGCAGGCGCACCACGTCGTCCACGAACCCGCTCGGCAGGACGGCGTTGTCGTGGATGTAGAGCACGACGTCAGCGCCGCTGTCGTCCACCTCGGCCGTGGCGTCCGGGTCGTCGTCGGCGCGCCAGATCTGCCGCACGTTCGCGTTCGACGCCTGGAGCTCCGCGGTGAGGTCGGGCGGCGGACCGCTGCGATCGGCGCTGAACGTGCCCGCCACGAACACCGACGTCGCGGCCACATCCGGCAGGTCGAGCGTCGTGTCGGCCCCGCCGAGGAGGTCGTAGATCGCCACCGTGCCGTCCTGGTAGAGGCGACGACCCTCGTCGTCGAGGAACGCGAACAGCTCGGGGAAGCGCTGACGCCAGCCGAAGGCGGCGCGCGGGACCACGAAGTACCGGGCCCCCCGCTGCATCTGCGCGTCGAGATGGTTGACCGCGGCGCGGCCGTTCACCGGGTCGAAACCGGCCCATCCGCCGTCTCGGGCCTCGGGAAAGTGCCAGCACGGATGCGATCCGATGTCGGCGAGCGAGTCGTCGCCCTGCGTCACCACGAGCACCGCCGCCCCCGGTTCGGCAATCGCCTGGATGCGCTCACGGATCGAGGCCGCGTCGGCGTTCGGCACATCCGCGTCGATTCCGTCGACGCCCCGCGCCCGGGGCCGCAGCGGAGCCCGCATCACCTCGTCGACCAGCGCCTCGAAGGTGCAGCCGATCGCCTCGAGACCGTGGCGCCCGTCGACGTGGGCGGCACCTGCGTCGGCGAGACCGAGCCACAGGTCGTCATCGGTCAGCACCCGGGTGAGCGCGGCGGCCATGTCGGCGGCGTCGGCCGCGATGAGTGCGTGGCGGCCCTGTACCAGGTCGAGTCCCTCGGCGCCGACCGGGGTGGTGACCACCGGCGTGTACGCCATCATCGACTGGATCACCTTGCGCTTCACTCCGGCGCCGTGCAGGAGCGGCACGACCGTCACCCGGGACCGTTCGACATAGGGCTGCACGGACGGCACCCAGCCGACGAGGTTGAGTCCGGGCATGTCGGGGTCGACGTCGAGGGTGATCTGATCGAGATAGTTGCCGATGACCGTGAACGGATGCCGCTCGAGGAGTGCCGGATCGACGAGCGGCAGCACCTCGTTGGCCAGATAGGCGACGGCGTCGCGGTTCGGCACGTGTCGGAAGTTGCCGACGAAGTACATACCGACCCGGTCGGCGAGGGACACGGTCGAACGGGCGATGCGCTCCGCGAGCGGAAGGGTGTGGACCCGGTCGTCGCCGACGAAGTCGCCGAGGAGCGCCCGTTCCTTGTCGGACACGGCGATCACGGCATCGGCCGCGTGGTACACGTTCAGTTCGTCGGTGGCGGCCTTGCCGAATTTCTCGTCGACGGCACCGTCCTCACCGAACGCCTGACGGGCGTGGCGCAGGAAGTGGATGTCCATCGAGTTCACGACGACGCGGGTGGACGGGGAGTACTCGTGGATCACCGGTGTGACGGCGGCGGCGACCTCCCAGAACGCGACGATGGCGAGATCGAACTCGTAGGACCGCAGCAACTTCGGAAGCCAGTCGAGCCCCGCGAAGGCGGCAACACCCATCTGGCGGAGACGGTTCGCGTGGCGATCCTCCGCCTCCGCCTCGGTCTCGCGGCACAGGAAGGTGACCTGCCAGCCCTGCTCGACGAGCCAACGGACGGTGTTGTCGATGTCCTGCGAACCGCTGTCGCGGTCGAACGCCGGCATGCGCGTGTGGACCACGAGGGCGTGACGCGTCTGCATCAGCCGGCCGTCCCGTCGGTGGCCGCAGCGAGCCGCTCGTTGGCGACCAGGTAGCGCCACGCGCCGTCGCCGAGTGAGCCCGGGCGGGTCGGCCGCGTCGTCCGCCGGTCGAGCCAGTAGCCCGTCGCGTCGGCGATGTCGGCGTCGTCGTCCGCCACCACGGTGCTGTCGGGCTGGTAGGCGACCGGTGTCCCGGCCTCCCACAAGCGGCCGCAGTACGGCGGGATCGACCCGGCGGCGGACCACGCCGCGGCATCGAAGCGGTCGGCGGCGACGGCGAGCATGCCGGCGCCCCAACACACGGGCCGGACGAACTCGTGCCAGGGGGCGCGAACGTCGAGCGAACCGGCCGCGATCCCGGCCGCGGAGCCATCGGCGAACACGAATCCACCGGCCGCGACGACACGTCCGTCCGAACCGAGCACCTTCGGGACCGCGGCCTGGGCCGGGTTGGTGGTCACGGCGGAGACCAGCGCGTCGAGGGCCCCCGGCATGACGATCACCCCGGGGTCGACCAACACCACCACATCGGCGGCACCGACGGACGCCGCGTCGGCGACCACGCGATAGCCCGCGTCCGTCGCTCGGGCGGTCGTGGTGGGACGGCCACCGGCGTCGATCACGGCGACGTCGACCGATTGTGTCGCGGTCGTCGCGGTGGGGCGGACCTCGATGACGGTGTTGTCATCACCGACGACCACCACGCCGATCGAGGCGACCCGGTCGGCTGCGTCGAGATCGCGATCCGGTGTGGCGACGACGACGTCCACGCTGCGATCGAAGTAGGGAAGCCGGTCGGGATCGGGCGGCGAGAACGTCGTGAAACCGGGCAGCTCGGCCGACACGTCGTCGGCGGTCCAGTCCAGCACCGCCGGCCGGGTGTCGAGGCCCGTCGCCAGTCCGTTGATCTCGGCGAGCAACCCGCCGGGCGATCCCGCCGGAGGGGTCGTGAGGTCGAAGACGATGCCGGCGCCGGCGCGGTCCTCGACCACCGATGCCTGGGTGGCGAGATGGTCGCGGAGCTCGGGGTGCGAGTCGATCCAGGCCCGGGCTCCTTCCGGAACGACGAGCCGCTCGATCCCGCCGACCCGCATGGCCTCGACGACGGCGATCAGGGCCACCGCGTCGCTCGGTGGGGTCTCCCCGCCACCGGGGAACGGCACGGCATCACGGCCACCGGCCCGCTCGACGCCGGCCTTGCAGCCAGGCGTCGCAACCGCGACCGCGGCACCGGTCGGCACGACCTCGGACACCATGCGCTCGTAGCTCTTCTGCCACTTGAACGCGGCGGGCCCCTTGGGCACCGCGGCGGCGCGGCCACGGGGGTTCGCCGTCGGTCGAGGCGCCGGTGCGGCCTTCTTGGTCGGGCGGGCGGCGCGACCGGCGGGCGCGGTCGACGACGCGCCACTCCTCTGGAGCGCAGTGCGAGCCCGACTCGGCAGGCGGCGTACCACCGCCCGGGCGACACGCCGCGCCTTCGGCACGACCCCCGCGCGGTTCGCCGCCGCAACCCCCGACCGGGCCGCCCGCTGGGCCGGGGTCGGCAGCTTGTCCACGGCGCGGACGCCGCGTTCGCGCAGACGGTTGCCGGCCTGCCCGTCGGCCACGGCGCGGCGCACCCGGTGCACGTTGTGCTTCACCGGGGTCGGGAGGCGGCGGGCGGAAGCGCGCACGACCTTCTTCGCGGCCGGCACCCCCTTCCCCGCGGAGGTCCCTGCGAGACGGCGGCCGGGACGCACGATTCGACCGGCCAACCCACGCAGGCGACGGGTGAGGGAACGTCGGGCGCGCACCTCGTCCTCGACGCTGCGGAGCTTCACGTGGACGGCCGCGAGGATGTCGTCCATGTGGGCGATGCGCTCGGTCGCGGCCTTGGTCCGGTCGTCGATCCGCTCGGTCGTGTCGACGTTCCGTTGGGCGAGCTCGGTGACGGTCTCGGTCAGATCGTGGAGCCGGCGGTTCTGCTCGGCCAGTTCCGCCTGGCCCGTGACGAGGGTGTCGAGGCGGTTCGCCACGGTGTTGCGCAGGTTCGCCAGCTCGTCGCGGAGCAGGACGATCTCGCGATCGCGCTTGTCAACGTCCCGCGTGCGGTTCGCGAGGTCGCGGCGGCGGCTCTCGGATTCCTGGCGGACCTCGGCCAGCTCGCCTCGGAGCTCGGCGAGCTTTGCGGTCGACTCCGCGAGTCGCTCCTCGAGCCGCGTGATGGCGACCTGACGCTGCTCGGCATGGCGGGCGGACACGGTGCCGTCGAGCACCAGCCGCCGCACCCGACCCTCGTCCGTCGCGATCGGACGCGGCGCGGCGACACCGGCCTCGTCGCACAGCTCCGCGTAGAGCTCGCGCAGCGCGGTCGACGCGCCCGCCTCGTCGAGGCTGACCCCGACGTCGTGGTGGCGGAGATCGGACCGCACATCGAGCGCCGCCGGCTCGAGACCGACGAAGTCACACACCCGGGCGAGCTCGCCGACAGGGTCGAGGAAGTAGGCGTCGTAGTGGGTGACGATGCGCCGCTCCGCCGGAACGAGCTCGAGGACCGACGCGTAGTACCGCTCCCAGAGCGACAGCCCGAGCGAGTAGGAGTTCTGGTTCCGGCGCTTCAGGGACAGGGCAACCTCGAGGGGATTGCGAACGCAGATGACGAAGCGGAGGTCGGGCTGGAGGTCGAGCCAGAACGCTGCCGTGAGGCACAGCCGAGGATCCTTGAACCCCCACCGGTCGTTCTCGGCGAGTCCGGCGAGCGCCGCGGTCGCCGGCTCGACGACCTCGCCGACCCGAGGATCGTCGACTGCACGAGGCAGCAGCGCCGGCGGGTTGTCCCACGCGCCGCCGGTTGCCTCCAGCAGATCGTCGTTGCACGCAACGATCGCCTTGTTCTCCCAGAACCCCTCCGGATTGTCGTCGGCGGCCTCGAGAAGCGCGTCGGCCGCGCCGCCGATCAGGTGCAGACCCGACTCATGGAGTCCGCGGGTGATCATCGACGTGCCCGAGCGGTGCATGCCGGTGATCGCCACCGGGGAGAAAGCGTGTCGCATCGGTCCACCAGTGTGGCGCGGTTTGTCCGGCGTCGAAAGAGGAGAACACCACATTGGGTCACATGACCCCCACCCAGCGCGGCAGGGGTCGGAGGACGACCGTCAGCCGTCGGCCGGCGCGAAGCAGTCGGGGTTCCGTTCCCGCCAGGCCCGTGACGCCTCCAAATGGTGGCGAGCCACCTCGGGGACCTCGCCGACGTAGCGCGGTTCGCGTCGCGGCGGCTCGTACGTGCGACCGCGAATGGACGCGTACTCCTCCCAGAGCTCGTCGCGCACCGCGGTGCCGCCCGTGGCCGCGCCACCGTGGAACTGATGGAACGACGCCTCCCCGAGCAGCATCGCGAGATCCGTGTCGGGTGCCTCGAGGGCTCGCCGGTACAGGTCGTGGTTGACGAGCCCCCCGCCCGGCCGATCGAAGACCTCGCCGAACCCGCCGAGCTCGTCCCACAGCTCGCGGTGCATGAAGAGCGCGTTGCTCTCCCCCATGGGCCCGAACCAGCCCCGCGCCGACGACCCGGCGAAGGTGCTGATCCGGAAGAGCTCGTAGCCGTCCGAGCGCCAGTCCACCGACGCCAAGAGTCGGTCCTCGACCTGCTGGTCGTACCCCCGCGTGGCCGCCGCCATCTGTGGCTCGTCACCGAGATGGAACGCGAGCGTCACCGCGATGACGCGGTCGTGCTCGTCGACCGCGGCCGCCGCGGCCTCGACGAGACCGGGGGTGACCATCCGGGCGCCGTCGATCAACACACCGACGATCCCACCCCGGGCGGCCGCGATGCCGGCGTTCGCGGCCCGTGCCGGCGACGGTGGGGCCGGATCCAGCCGCAGCAGGCGACCGTTCGGCACGGCGTCGAGCAGCTGCGGGTCCACCGGTTCCGGCGATCCGTTGTCGACCACGATCACCTCGTAGTCGCGCCCGGTCGTCTGGTACTCGGCCGACAGTGTCGCCAGGGTGCGGGGCAGCTCGCGGGCCATGTCGTAGACGACGACCACGATGCTCACCGACACGGAGGAGGCGACCGATACCACGCCGGAACGCTAGCCCGACCCTTCCCACCCCCGGTTGCCGGTGGTACCAATGGTCAGATGTCCGAACGCATCGAGGCCCTCCCCTGGGACAGCGAGTTCTTCGAGGTGAGCATCGGTGCCGTCGATCTCACGGGCGCCACGAAGGCCGACCTCGAGGAGATCGTCGCCGAGGCACAGGATCGTCGGTTCGACTGTGTGTACGGCACCCACACCCCCGAGGGAAGTCACACGTCGATCGCCGCGCAGGACGCGGGGTTCCGGCTCGTCGAGGTCAACCAGCTGATGCATCGCCGCGCCGGACCGCTCGAACACCGTCCCACCCCCTCGGTCGGTCGGATCGCGACCGCCGAGGATCTGGAGGCGGTCGACGAGTACCTCGACCTCCTCGCGCCCTGGAGTCGCTTCGGATCCGACCCCCGCTTCGGGCGGCCGGCCGCGACCCGCATGCTTCGGGCCTGGATCCACCGGGCGGCCGAGGAGGACCACCGGCTCGTCACCATCTCGGCCGACGAGGACGGGATCACCGGCATCGGCACCCATGTGTTCGAGGACCTCCACCGCATCGACCTCCTGGCCCTGACCAAGCCGGGAACCGATGCGTCCTACCTCCATCTCGAGGAACTCGTCCGTTGGGCCGATGACGGACCGACGCTCGGCGGCCCGTGCGCGGCCCGGAACCTCGCTCCCCTGCGCTTTCTCGAGAAGGCCGGCTACATGCTGCACAGCGTCACCTACACCCATCACTGGTGGGCCGAGGGGCGGATGGTGCATGGCTGAGAACGAGATCCCCGACAACTTCATCCCGTTCAACCGGCCGAGCATCGAGGGCCGCGAGATCGAGTACATCCAGACGGCGGTCGAGCACGGCCACACGTCGGCCTCGGGCCCGTTCAGCCAGCTCGCGGTCGACGAGTTGAAGGAGGCGACCGGCGCGGCGGACGTGCTGCTCACCACATCGTGCACCGCCGCGCTCGAGATGGCCGCGATCCTGCTCGACCTCGAGCCCGGCGACACGATCGTCGTGCCCTCGTTCGGGTTCGTCACCACCGCCCTCTCCTTCGTCCGCCAGGGGGCCCGTGTCCTGTTCTGCGACATCGAGTCCGACACGCTGGGCATCGACGCCGGCCGGCTCGCCGAGATCATGGACGACACGGTGCGGGCCGTGATCCCGATCCACTACGCCGGCATCGGCGGCCAGATCGACGAGATCCGGGCCGTGCTCGACGAGTGGCCGAGGGCCGAACTCGTCGAGGACAACGCCCAGGGCCTCTTCGCGTCCTACAAGGGGGCGCCGCTCGGTTCCTTCGGTCGCTTCTCGGCGATCAGCTTCCACGAGACCAAGAACTTCATCTGCGGCGAGGGTGGTGCCTTCGTCGTCAACGACCGGGCCGATGCCGACCGCGCCCACGTGATCTACGACAAGGGCACGAACCGGCGGGCGTTCCTGCACGGCCAGGTCGACAAGTACTCCTGGCAGGACCTCGGCTCCTCATTCGGTCTGGCGGACGTCCTCGCCGCCTACCTCTACGGGCAGCTGAAGGAGAAGGAATCGATCCTGGCCAAACGCCGCCACGTGTTCGAGCACTATCGCGACGCGCTCGGCCCGCTGGTGGACAGCCACGGCATCCGCCTGCCGGTCATCCCCGACCACTGCGAGCAGTCGTACCACATGTTCTACGTGCTGCTTCCCGACGGCGAGGCCCGTAACCAGGTGCTGAAGTCGATGAACGACGACGGCATCTACGCCACGTTCCACTATGTGCCGCTGCACAGCGCGCCCGGGGGCGTGGCCGTGGCCGCCCGTGAGCTGGCCTGCCCGGTGACCGACGACGTGAGCCGACGGTTGCTGCGGCTCCCGTTCTACACGAGCCTCGCCCAGGCCGACCTCGACCGGGTGACCGAGTCGTTCACCCGCGCCGTCGACCGCCTCTAGCCCGCCCGGGCCGGGGGTCGGCGGGCCCGACTGCGATACGCATGACGCGACCGCAGCGCCGCGGGATAACCTCACGCGCTGTCAGGAGACGTGGCCGAGCCAGGTTGAAGGCGCTTCCCTGCTAAGGAAGTAACGTCGCAAGGCGTTCGTGGGTTCAAATCCCACCGTCTCCGCTGAGGGGTAACCGGTGGCGCCTGCGCACAGCAGGCGTACACTGGCTCCCCGTTGCGCCCGTAGCTCAGCTGGATAGAGCATCTGACTACGGATCAGAAGGTCGGGAGTTCGAATCTCTCCGGGCGCGCTGCGTACGGCCCCTGCTCCGCAGGGGTCGTTTCGCGTATTCGATGGAACATCGGCGCCGGACGCTGCATCCCACCAGGTGAACCAAGCACCTGAAAGGGAACCACCATGTCTCTCCGTCCGCTTCGCATCGCGCTGGTACTGGCGCTCCTCGGGACGCTCGTCGCGATCGCGCCGATCAGCACCCGACCGGCGGCCGCCATCGTGGGGCCGACGACCGTCCGGGTCAGCGTCAGCTCGTCCGGCGCCCAGGGGAACGGCGCGAGTACCGATCCCGCCATCGACGGCGACGGGTCGGCGATCGTCTTCACGTCCGCCGCCTCGAACCTCGCCGCGGATCCCAACAGTGTGCTGGACGTGTTCGTCCACGACCTGTCGACGGGCGTCACCGAGCGGGTGAGCCGGGCCCCGGGGGCGTGCCAGGCCGGCTGCACCCACGGCTCCATCGAGGACAGTGGCAATCGCATCGCGTACCTCGACGGGATCTGGCAGACCGGGGTCGGCCGGGTGCGCTTCATGTACCGCAGCAACGGTCGCCAGATCCTGATCGAGGATCGCCGAACGCTCTGCGGGACCTACTGCGAGGCGGGCGGCAACGACGGCTCGTTGAACTTCACCAACTCCATGCGGGCGCCGGAGATCTCCGGCGACGGGTCTCGGATCGTCTACGCGGTCGGCGCCTACGGGAACTACAACACGGCCTTCTGCGTCGTCGGCGGAGGCAACGCCATCCAGCGCGCCGTCGCCAGCTACGACGGCAACGTCGACCAGACGCTGATGCGTAGCTGCGGCACCCCGACGCAGATCCACGGCATGATGACGCCTTCGCCGTCCGACAACGCCGGGCGCGTCGCCTACGAGGCGCAGACCTATCAGACCACGAACAGCGGGACCTGCATCGGCCGGTCCGAGATCATGGTGGCGAACGGCCCCACGACGACCTGGGGCGGCACGTCGAGCCCCGGCACCTGCATCAGCGACTGGGGTGCCGTCGACGACCCGATGATCTCGGGCAACGGCTCGTGGGTGGTGTTCACCAGCAATCGAGCGTCCTTCGTGTCCGACACCAACAATGTCGACGACGTGTTCCGGATGCGCTACGACGGTGCCGCGATCAGCCGCATGTCGGTCAGCTCCGGCGGCTCCCAGGGCAACGGAGCGAGCTTCGATCCCGCGATCTCCGACGACGGCCGCATGGTCGCCTTCGCCTCCGACGCCAGCAATCTCGTGAGCGGTGACGACAACGGGGCGACGGACGTCTTCCTCAAGGACTGGACGACCGGCGCGATCGAGCGGATCTCGACGGCGGTCGGTGGCGGCGACGCCAACGGTGCGTCGACCGAGCCCGCGTTGAGCGACGACGGCTGCACGGTGACCTTCACGTCCGCGGCGAGCAACCTGGTCAACGGCGACTCCAACGGCGTGACGGACATCTTCGTTCGTCGGTCGAGCCTCCCGGTCTGCAGCGCGGCGCCGACGGCCGGGGACGACGCGGCGGCGACGGTCGCCGACCAGCCGGTCACGATCCCCGTGGCCGCCAACGACACCGATCCGTACGGACCGGCGGCATCCGCCGACATCCACCTGGTGACCGGGCCGGCCGACGGTGTCGTGACCGACGGCCCCGGCGACGGCGAGATGACGTTCACACCGGATCCCGGGTTCGTCGGGGCCACCAGCTTCACGTACGAGATCTGCAACCTGACCCTGCAGTGCGACCTCGCGACCGTCGCGGTGACCGTGCACGCCGTTCCGGTCGTCACCGGTGGCACCGCGACGATCCTCGAGGGGGACAGCGGCACCCGAACGGTGTCCGTCGACATCACACTCGACGTCGCACCTCTCCTCCCCGTCACCGTCGACTGGAGCGTCGGTGGTGGCCCGGGCGACGCCGTCGCCGGAGTCGACTACACCGCGGCCTCCGGCACCGTCACGTTCGCCCCGAGCGTCACGACCGCCTCGGTGGACGTCGAAATTCACGGTGATCTCCTCGACGAGGGCGATCCCGACCGCGAGTACGGGACGGTCGTCCTCTCCGACCCGACCAACGCCGTGCTCGCTTCAGGCGCCGACGGGACGTTCTGGATCGATGACGACGACGCGGCGCCGGTGATGACGCCCGGCATCGTGCTCGTCACCGAAGGCGACAGCGGTCCGACCGTCGTGAGCGTGCCGGTCACGCTGTCGGCGCCGAGCGGGAAGACCATCGAGGCCAGCTGGGAGACGGTGGACACGCTGACCTACCTCGTCCCCGGCGTCGACTATGTGGCCGACTCCGGCTCGGTCACCTTCCTCCCGGGCGAGACCAGCACCACGATCGAATTCACGGTCCTCGGCGACACCGTCGACGAACCGGGGATCTTGTTCGGAACCGAGTGGGCACTGGTCCGCTTCTTCGACGAGAGCAGCGTCGACTTCGCGCCCGGCCTCTTCGGCCGGTATGCGTCGATCTTCATTGCCGATGACGACTGACGATCACCTGACCAGGTGTTCAGCCGACCGCGTCGAGGATGGTCGTGCGCACGAGCGTCAGCTTCGCCGTCGTGTCGGGGTCGAGCCCGGCCGGCACCTCGGGGACCGGCTCGTGGTGCACGGCCGCCTTCAGCACGGCGGCGCTGAACTCGGCCACCTCGAGGCGGGCGGGGTTCCAGTTCTCCCGATCGACAGTACCGAGGTCCATGAGTCCGCCCTGACCGACGGTCTCCGGCGGCGAGAGATAGTGCGACATCCCGCCGATGTGCAGGAGGCTCGCGTGCTCCCGATGCTCGAGACGGTGACCCGACTCCTGCAGGAACACGTTCAGGAGCTTGCCGGTGTCGTAGAGCCAGTAGTTCTGCCCTGCGGCGGCCAGCACGGCGAGCGCCTCGTCGGAGAGACCGGCGCCGGACCCGAATCCGATGTCCCACCGTTCGCGCACCTCGAGGAGCGCGTCACGGCGATACATCGCGAAGTGGGGGCTGCCGAACAGGTAGCCGTCGGGGCCGTAGAAGTACTCGCCGTTGACGCCCGCGTGTCCCTCCGGGATCACGTCGGACTCGGACCAGATGCCCCGACCGGAGGTGATGCCGGCTGCCCCCGCGGCCAGGCGGTCGGCGAAGTCAGCGACGTAGGGGCCGGACGCGGCGATGTCGCTGTCCACGAGACAGAAGAACTCGCCGTCGTCGCGGGTGGTGAGGATCCGGTCGAGCGCCGCGCCGTGCGTGATCATCGCGTCGTCGGACACGACGATCATCTCCACGACACGACCGGGGTGGGCCTCGGCGAACGCCTCCATGAGACCGATCTGGTCCGGAGCACAGGCGTTGAGGACGAAGCGGAACCGCGCGTCGCTCTGCGCGAGCTGGGTGGCGACGAGATGCGACAGGTACGGGAAGACGATGCCCGTCCACACGATGTTGAAGACGAAGTCGCGATCGGGCGCTCGGTCGGTCATCGGACCTGCACCGCCGGGAAGTCGGCGATCTCCCGCGCCAGTTCGCCGTACATGGCATCGAGCGGCTCTCGGACCTCGGCAGGGGTGCGACTCCAGTCACTGTGCCGGTCCTCGTAGCGCAGCGGCTCGAACCCGGCGGGGAGCCCGACGAAATCGGCCAGTTCGTCCCAGGCGTCCTCGATCAGGTCGAAACGCAGGAACATCACGGGATAGTCGCCCGGATGATCGAGCCAGCCCCTGAGGTGATCCGCCATGGCGAACTCGTCCACACCGGCCTCGAGGAAATCCGGCAGTGAACCGAGCGTCGGCGGCGGCTCGCCGAGACCCGTGGGCGTGACGTGCATCGCCTTCCAGTGGCCCACCTGATACGAGCGGCGGAACAACGACAGGACGGCATCGCGGGGGTCGCCGACCGGATACACGACCCGAAAGCCCTCCGGCACCACGTCCGCGGCCGGTGGCCGGCGCAGGTGCTTGTGAGGCCACTGA is a genomic window containing:
- a CDS encoding glycosyltransferase → MVSVASSVSVSIVVVVYDMARELPRTLATLSAEYQTTGRDYEVIVVDNGSPEPVDPQLLDAVPNGRLLRLDPAPPSPARAANAGIAAARGGIVGVLIDGARMVTPGLVEAAAAAVDEHDRVIAVTLAFHLGDEPQMAAATRGYDQQVEDRLLASVDWRSDGYELFRISTFAGSSARGWFGPMGESNALFMHRELWDELGGFGEVFDRPGGGLVNHDLYRRALEAPDTDLAMLLGEASFHQFHGGAATGGTAVRDELWEEYASIRGRTYEPPRREPRYVGEVPEVARHHLEASRAWRERNPDCFAPADG
- a CDS encoding glycosyltransferase, which produces MQTRHALVVHTRMPAFDRDSGSQDIDNTVRWLVEQGWQVTFLCRETEAEAEDRHANRLRQMGVAAFAGLDWLPKLLRSYEFDLAIVAFWEVAAAVTPVIHEYSPSTRVVVNSMDIHFLRHARQAFGEDGAVDEKFGKAATDELNVYHAADAVIAVSDKERALLGDFVGDDRVHTLPLAERIARSTVSLADRVGMYFVGNFRHVPNRDAVAYLANEVLPLVDPALLERHPFTVIGNYLDQITLDVDPDMPGLNLVGWVPSVQPYVERSRVTVVPLLHGAGVKRKVIQSMMAYTPVVTTPVGAEGLDLVQGRHALIAADAADMAAALTRVLTDDDLWLGLADAGAAHVDGRHGLEAIGCTFEALVDEVMRAPLRPRARGVDGIDADVPNADAASIRERIQAIAEPGAAVLVVTQGDDSLADIGSHPCWHFPEARDGGWAGFDPVNGRAAVNHLDAQMQRGARYFVVPRAAFGWRQRFPELFAFLDDEGRRLYQDGTVAIYDLLGGADTTLDLPDVAATSVFVAGTFSADRSGPPPDLTAELQASNANVRQIWRADDDPDATAEVDDSGADVVLYIHDNAVLPSGFVDDVVRLQAALDADRLQPSHNSGPLAGPPMTERHRGVVARLVDEVTPLPVLAVRAGAAPTGPTVLADAVPIGLRATIECTDLGDSFAHVRRVWTSDDEGRLVVNERPEPASPPEISVLISTYNRPELLRAAVESFCDQTIDPSRYEVVLVDDGSAESAVHDVVGEFADRIQIVGVCAGHAGRSAAKNLCVLLARSPIVLFFDDDDRVAPDCLERHLAGHEERPDEGVAILGHTAWAPELEITPLMHFITDVDRLMFSYGSLHAGQQLDWRGFWEGRISCKRSLLMRHGLHDQRLNYSIDIEMAWRLMPHGLTVVYDPTAVSVMARPLDFDGFCDRTQAKGKAMAVIASLHPGTDIGAQLKLDESTALYEESRFAEEELRTRVAQLEIQSATDESVLPELHDCYRSTFRILNAKGVAETTGKVYAMPRQPTTVQPFEDTDPDLLYDASPPEASDEPLLSITLPVWSRSEKLARMVEKTVDRIWEVSRIPTEVVAIDNGSDFESELKAKVYRYPENKGVSTGWNTGIRLSTAATFVVMNSDCMVEPGWDEALYEAANDGRRIAFPYTDHCDGQGFTTPDQGGTAGWCFMMTKAIYEEVGVFDEWFNPAFCEDTDYWHRAWQLGIDLEPVPAAHVVHARRTTASTTPHVDWLLLGHRYKYGWKHGVDPLAAPPYYNRKYEDYVGSFEVPS
- the rffA gene encoding dTDP-4-amino-4,6-dideoxygalactose transaminase, which codes for MAENEIPDNFIPFNRPSIEGREIEYIQTAVEHGHTSASGPFSQLAVDELKEATGAADVLLTTSCTAALEMAAILLDLEPGDTIVVPSFGFVTTALSFVRQGARVLFCDIESDTLGIDAGRLAEIMDDTVRAVIPIHYAGIGGQIDEIRAVLDEWPRAELVEDNAQGLFASYKGAPLGSFGRFSAISFHETKNFICGEGGAFVVNDRADADRAHVIYDKGTNRRAFLHGQVDKYSWQDLGSSFGLADVLAAYLYGQLKEKESILAKRRHVFEHYRDALGPLVDSHGIRLPVIPDHCEQSYHMFYVLLPDGEARNQVLKSMNDDGIYATFHYVPLHSAPGGVAVAARELACPVTDDVSRRLLRLPFYTSLAQADLDRVTESFTRAVDRL
- a CDS encoding sulfotransferase is translated as MRHAFSPVAITGMHRSGTSMITRGLHESGLHLIGGAADALLEAADDNPEGFWENKAIVACNDDLLEATGGAWDNPPALLPRAVDDPRVGEVVEPATAALAGLAENDRWGFKDPRLCLTAAFWLDLQPDLRFVICVRNPLEVALSLKRRNQNSYSLGLSLWERYYASVLELVPAERRIVTHYDAYFLDPVGELARVCDFVGLEPAALDVRSDLRHHDVGVSLDEAGASTALRELYAELCDEAGVAAPRPIATDEGRVRRLVLDGTVSARHAEQRQVAITRLEERLAESTAKLAELRGELAEVRQESESRRRDLANRTRDVDKRDREIVLLRDELANLRNTVANRLDTLVTGQAELAEQNRRLHDLTETVTELAQRNVDTTERIDDRTKAATERIAHMDDILAAVHVKLRSVEDEVRARRSLTRRLRGLAGRIVRPGRRLAGTSAGKGVPAAKKVVRASARRLPTPVKHNVHRVRRAVADGQAGNRLRERGVRAVDKLPTPAQRAARSGVAAANRAGVVPKARRVARAVVRRLPSRARTALQRSGASSTAPAGRAARPTKKAAPAPRPTANPRGRAAAVPKGPAAFKWQKSYERMVSEVVPTGAAVAVATPGCKAGVERAGGRDAVPFPGGGETPPSDAVALIAVVEAMRVGGIERLVVPEGARAWIDSHPELRDHLATQASVVEDRAGAGIVFDLTTPPAGSPGGLLAEINGLATGLDTRPAVLDWTADDVSAELPGFTTFSPPDPDRLPYFDRSVDVVVATPDRDLDAADRVASIGVVVVGDDNTVIEVRPTATTATQSVDVAVIDAGGRPTTTARATDAGYRVVADAASVGAADVVVLVDPGVIVMPGALDALVSAVTTNPAQAAVPKVLGSDGRVVAAGGFVFADGSAAGIAAGSLDVRAPWHEFVRPVCWGAGMLAVAADRFDAAAWSAAGSIPPYCGRLWEAGTPVAYQPDSTVVADDDADIADATGYWLDRRTTRPTRPGSLGDGAWRYLVANERLAAATDGTAG